One window of Desulfobacca acetoxidans DSM 11109 genomic DNA carries:
- a CDS encoding YihY/virulence factor BrkB family protein, translating into MADTLETRITLLVQTVWSLLKETYQEWSTDNAPQLGAALAFYTIFSLAPILIIIMAVVGFFLGKESVQIYLMQELTGFVGLENAKNIMHIVQRSYKPGSGLTATITAISLMLLGSTTIFVTLKNALNTMWGVKYQPAGLVNSIIDRLKSFFTVILVGLVLFLSMLISSVVAMADSFIGMYFPLPVILVQTLNTGLSLLLFTLMFALLFKVLPDVRLSWRAVGVGAGITALLFGLGKNLLGAYLARTSVSSAYGAAGSMVVLLLWVYYSAQIIFIGAEFTQVYARKFGMAIEPRQGVGLEAADKSVSRFL; encoded by the coding sequence ATGGCAGATACTTTGGAGACCAGAATCACCCTCCTCGTTCAGACAGTATGGTCCTTGCTCAAGGAGACCTATCAAGAGTGGAGCACTGACAACGCCCCGCAATTAGGAGCGGCATTGGCGTTTTATACCATTTTTTCACTGGCCCCGATCTTAATCATCATCATGGCGGTAGTCGGCTTTTTTTTGGGAAAGGAATCGGTTCAGATCTATCTGATGCAGGAGTTGACCGGATTTGTTGGTCTTGAAAATGCCAAGAATATCATGCATATTGTCCAAAGAAGTTATAAACCGGGTTCCGGCCTGACAGCCACCATAACCGCCATTTCCCTGATGCTCCTGGGATCGACGACTATTTTTGTCACCCTAAAAAATGCCTTGAACACCATGTGGGGCGTCAAGTATCAACCCGCTGGCTTGGTGAATTCGATCATCGACAGACTAAAGTCTTTTTTCACGGTTATCCTTGTCGGCCTGGTCCTTTTCTTGTCCATGCTTATTAGTTCAGTGGTGGCGATGGCGGATTCATTCATCGGGATGTACTTTCCTCTGCCGGTAATACTCGTCCAAACTCTTAACACCGGCTTATCCCTGCTGCTGTTTACCCTCATGTTTGCGCTCTTGTTCAAGGTGTTGCCGGATGTCAGGCTGTCATGGCGGGCGGTCGGGGTCGGGGCGGGAATCACCGCTCTCCTCTTCGGGTTGGGGAAGAATCTTTTAGGGGCGTATCTGGCCCGCACCAGCGTTAGTTCGGCCTACGGCGCCGCCGGCTCCATGGTGGTTCTGCTCCTTTGGGTCTACTATTCCGCCCAGATAATCTTTATTGGTGCTGAATTTACCCAGGTATATGCCAG